A section of the Triticum dicoccoides isolate Atlit2015 ecotype Zavitan chromosome 7A, WEW_v2.0, whole genome shotgun sequence genome encodes:
- the LOC119333525 gene encoding uncharacterized protein LOC119333525: protein MVDTPRSSADGSGRGKGGRKRAPSSSPPQPPSPASPIKRSKAGATGKGKEKAEADKPQEKAPVAAAAAAEKATTSSRHAVEEEVCKALASLAAQDRLAAAATGSQARQPPNPGPWARLLSQFSETPHLTISNRLCAIGFNSVTLCMLRHLEESGQCLLEVTGEPGWVQLNRRNIIKGTTTPLADGDEVIISHYKNAYIFQYLLNGNEAPISVSAGENNQRVSQTFTDGLKRGILCPDAIQVTLENFPYYLSENTKSKLLTTASIHMEHRGKRFIRSLWGISSLNQRIMLSSSSGTEIYQETIVKALAKKFGARLLIVDSLLLPSARCTKVPESPNGVTFGKGSRVKYIGPITKPPFHTFMHRGPTNGYRGRVMLAFENNVGSFRKVGVRFDKPIPGGNDLGGLCDKDHGFFCPVNELLPSSSSDKQFGIDELNQVISEESKSSTLIVFVKDLERTLTRSPESHESLGKELPPGVLIIASYTWATSQIDKSPPKGLSFPALGNDAQALINSLSGSSGSKLQERNNDYSIKHLTKLFPNRIYIEPPKDKAQLSYLNQQIRLDAESLRAKANVLSIRKFLTQCEIECHDVEELPITDRLLTHDDVDKVIGYGISYHLEHDKPNMDAKPVLSTESLKHGLERIQSESMATSSSKKALKDVVTENEFERSLLSNVIAPHEIGVTFDDIGALECVKDTLKELIITPLKRPELFSKGQLLKPAKGILLFGPPGTGKTMLAKAVATESGASFMNVSMSSITPKWFGEGEKYVKAIFSLASKLSPAVIFLDEVDSMLGKRQNREEPETTRRMKNEFMVNWEGLLTKDDERVVVLAATNRPYDLDEAVIRRLPRRLMVNLPNAPNRERILKLILSKEALAEDVSLESVANMTDGYSGSDLKNLCVTAAGRPICDLLEREIKEKSVAIAEGRPEPALLTADDIRPLRMDDFKSAHDQVCASVPVDSENMRELIRWHDQYGDGGSRSKSKEQASSYYM from the exons aTGGTGGACACTCCCCGTAGTTCCGCCGACGGCAGCGGACGAGGAAAGGGCGGCAGGAAGCgcgcgccgtcgtcgtcgccgccgcagccCCCGTCCCCCGCCTCCCCCATCAAGCGCTCCAAG GCGGGCGCGACGGGGAAGGGGAaggagaaggcggaggcggacaaACCCCAGGAGAAGGCGCCcgtcgccgcggcggcggcggcggagaaggcgaCGACGAGCTCGAGGCATGCTgtggaggaggaggtgtgcaaggcGCTCGCGTCATTGGCCGCGCAGGACAGGCTGGCTGCGGCGGCGACGGGGTCGCAAGCGAGGCAGCCGCCGAACCCGGGGCCGTGGGCGAGGCTGCTGTCACAGTTCTCGGAG ACTCCTCATCTCACTATCAGTAACCGTCTATGTGCTATCGGTTTCAATAGCGTGACTCTATGCATGTTGCGGCACCTTGAG GAATCGGGCCAGTGTCTATTAGAAGTCACAGGAGAACCGGGGTGGGTTCAACTAAATCGTAGGAACATCATCAAGGGCACCACAACTCCCCTTGCCGATGGGGATGAAGTTATCATTTCACATTACAAGAATGCCTAC ATTTTCCAGTATCTTTTAAATGGCAATGAAGCGCCGATCTCTGTATCAGCTGGAGAGAATAACCAGAGGGTATCTCAAACTTTTACGGATGGATTAAAACGAGGAATTCTTTGTCCAGATGCTATTCAAGTTACTCTTGAGAATTTCCCCTACTATCTTAG TGAGAATACAAAGAGCAAACTCTTGACAACTGCATCCATACACATGGAACACAGGGGGAAAAGGTTCATCAGAAGTTTATGGGGAATTTCGTCTCTAAACCAGCGAATTATGTTATCTAGTTCATCTG GGACCGAAATTTATCAGGAAACAATTGTAAAGGCCCTTGCAAAGAAGTTTGGTGCCAGACTTCTCATTGTTGATTCTCTTCTGCTTCCTTCT GCCAGATGTACCAAGGTTCCAGAATCGCCCAATGGTGTAACTTTTGGAAAAG GGAGTAGGGTAAAGTATATTGGCCCAATTACAAAACCTCCCTTTCACACATTTATGCACAG GGGGCCAACTAATGGTTATCGGGGCAGAGTGATGCTTGCCTTCGAAAACAATGTCGGTAGTTTCCGTAAAGTTGGAGTTAGATTTGACAAGCCGATTCCGGGTGGTAATGATCTTGGGGGTTTGTGCGACAAAGATCATGGCTTCTTTTGCCCTG TTAATGAACTTCTCCCAAGCTCTTCTAGTGATAAACAATTTGGTATAGACGAGTTAAATCAG GTCATTTCGGAAGAAAGCAAAAGTAGCACTTTGATTGTGTTCGTTAAGGATTTAGAGAGAACGCTGACCAGAAGTCCAGAATCACATGAATCACTAGGGAAGGAACTTCCACCTGGTGTTCTAATAATTGCTTCTTACACTTGGGCAACCAGCCAGATAGATAAG TCACCTCCAAAAGGATTATCTTTTCCGGCGCTTGGTAATGACGCCCAGGCCCTTATTAACTCTTTATCG GGCTCTTCTGGAAGTAAATTGCAAGAAAGAAACAATGATTACTCAATAAAGCATCTAACTAAGCTTTTCCCTAACAGAATTTACATTGAACCTCCGAAG GACAAAGCACAGCTATCATATTTGAACCAACAAATAAGACTTGATGCCGAAAGCCTTAGAGCTAAAGCCAATGTTCTTAGTATTCGCAAG TTTCTGACCCAATGTGAAATTGAATGCCACGATGTTGAAGAATTACCAATTACGGACCGACTACTGACTCATGACG ATGTGGATAAGGTTATTGGTTATGGGATTTCTTATCACCTTGAGCACGATAAACCCAATATGGATGCCAAACCTGTACTTTCAACAGAAAG TCTGAAGCACGGACTCGAACGTATACAGAGCGAGAGCATGGCCACTAGTAGCTCAAAGAAAGCACTGAAG gaCGTGGTCACAGAGAATGAGTTTGAGAGAAGCCTTCTGTCGAATGTTATTGCACCCCATGAAATTGGAGTAACCTTTGACGATATCGGAGCCCTGGAGTGTGTAAAAGACACGTTAAAGGAATTGATTATAACTCCTCTAAAAAGACCTGAATTGTTCAGCAAAGGGCAGCTATTAAAG CCTGCGAAGGGAATATTGCTCTTTGGACCTCCCGGCACCGGTAAAACAATGCTCGCAAAAGCAGTAGCCACAGAATCAGGTGCAAGCTTTATGAACGTATCCATGTCAAGCATCACGCCAAAG TGGTTTGGGGAAGGAGAGAAATATGTAAAGGCCATTTTCTCTTTGGCAAGTAAACTATCTCCTGCTGTAATATTCCTTGATGAG GTTGACAGCATGCTAGGAAAGAGACAAAATCGAGAAGAGCCAGAAACCACGCGAAGGATGAAAAATGAATTTATGGTGAATTGGGAGGGGTTGCTTACTAAAGATGACGAACGTGTAGTGGTTCTTGCAGCCACCAACAGGCCCTATGATCTTGATGAGGCGGTCATTAGAAGGTTACCTCGCAG ATTAATGGTGAACCTTCCTAATGCGCCGAATAGAGAGAGGATTTTGAAGCTGATACTGTCCAAAGAAGCGTTGGCAGAAGATGTGAGTCTTGAGTCAGTTGCCAATATGACTGATGGATATTCAGGAAGTGACTTGAAg AATCTCTGTGTAACAGCAGCAGGGCGGCCCATTTGCGATCTCCTAGAGAGAGAAATAAAG GAGAAGAGTGTAGCGATTGCCGAAGGTAGGCCTGAGCCTGCACTGCTTACAGCTGACGACATCCGGCCTCTTAGAATGGACGATTTCAAATCGGCCCATGATCAG GTGTGCGCTAGCGTGCCAGTTGACTCCGAAAACATGAGGGAACTTATTCGGTGGCACGACCAGTATGGCGACGGCGGATCAAGGAGCAAAAGCAAAGAACAGGCCAGCAGCTACTACATGTAG